The Agarilytica rhodophyticola genome has a window encoding:
- a CDS encoding tetratricopeptide repeat protein yields the protein MENYKLDLAWRYHQQGQDDLAIDQLRDLLSQDPQHARAHGLLASCLLAQSRLHAAEYEVKTALEINPTDAYLFFVRAQVDLHQRRFKQALQYCDEALSLSPQLVSVYLLKSEVYMLLDKRDQAYENIVQAASLEPDNEDVIVAYGEYHLAIGDYEKAEGCAKDALAIDAQAEDANILMGKIKLAQGNIPEAEYHAKFVISRNPNSSVALNLFSHIKMRSNFFLGLWWRANSWITTLGNTKAVMVLIGAYLLFNLLSQVLNDLGQPGLGELVSYTWLLLVVYSWVGVPMYYRALKKELEKFSFNPDF from the coding sequence ATGGAAAACTATAAGTTGGACTTAGCTTGGCGTTATCACCAGCAAGGACAAGATGACCTCGCCATTGACCAGCTGCGAGATCTTTTGTCCCAAGATCCTCAACATGCAAGGGCTCACGGCCTATTGGCATCGTGTTTGTTGGCTCAATCGCGCTTACACGCGGCTGAATATGAAGTAAAAACAGCACTAGAAATAAATCCTACCGATGCGTATCTCTTTTTTGTACGAGCGCAAGTTGATTTACACCAGCGTCGTTTCAAACAAGCTTTGCAATACTGCGACGAGGCATTATCGTTATCCCCACAATTAGTATCGGTATATTTGCTTAAAAGCGAAGTGTACATGTTGCTCGATAAACGCGACCAAGCTTATGAAAATATTGTTCAAGCCGCTAGCTTAGAGCCAGATAATGAAGATGTAATTGTTGCCTATGGTGAATACCATCTTGCTATAGGAGATTATGAAAAAGCAGAGGGTTGTGCTAAAGATGCCTTAGCGATAGATGCTCAGGCAGAAGATGCTAATATTTTGATGGGTAAAATAAAACTGGCACAAGGTAACATTCCCGAAGCTGAATACCATGCAAAATTTGTTATTTCGCGAAACCCCAACTCTAGCGTTGCCTTAAATTTATTTAGCCATATAAAAATGCGCTCAAACTTTTTTCTCGGTTTATGGTGGCGAGCTAACAGTTGGATTACCACCTTGGGTAATACCAAAGCGGTAATGGTACTGATCGGCGCTTACCTATTATTTAACCTTCTTTCCCAAGTGTTAAACGACTTAGGACAGCCTGGCCTGGGCGAGCTTGTATCATACACATGGCTATTGTTGGTGGTATATTCCTGGGTAGGTGTTCCCATGTATTATCGCGCGCTGAAAAAAGAATTAGAGAAGTTTTCGTTTAATCCTGATTTTTAG
- a CDS encoding imm11 family protein: MKYWSFFANSLEDGAVLSTVPADGPKANKYRKGKSLKAGYPGIDDAVMCFDPNYEERLKLYDILDCLDGVVVIHEKVKELFEAEGINEEFLNVRIWDHLNRPVSDDYYIFNCLELVDFIDMEKSKVAFNAFFPDRIKNISKLSVKQNVSSDAKIFAPINMTTQLFIDDTLKKALEEANITGFKTFAADGWDGLPV, translated from the coding sequence ATGAAATATTGGTCATTTTTCGCGAACTCGCTCGAAGATGGGGCGGTTTTGTCCACTGTTCCTGCTGATGGCCCCAAGGCAAATAAATATCGCAAAGGTAAATCTCTAAAGGCTGGTTATCCCGGTATTGACGATGCAGTGATGTGCTTTGATCCTAATTATGAAGAGAGGCTAAAGCTTTACGATATTTTAGATTGCCTAGATGGTGTTGTAGTAATACACGAGAAAGTAAAAGAGTTATTCGAAGCTGAAGGCATAAATGAAGAATTTCTTAATGTGAGAATTTGGGATCATCTAAACCGCCCAGTGTCAGATGACTACTATATATTTAACTGCTTAGAGTTAGTGGACTTTATCGACATGGAAAAATCAAAAGTTGCCTTCAATGCTTTTTTCCCGGATCGGATTAAAAATATTTCCAAACTTTCGGTTAAGCAAAATGTATCATCAGACGCCAAGATATTTGCCCCCATTAATATGACAACTCAGCTATTTATTGATGATACTTTAAAAAAAGCATTAGAAGAGGCGAACATTACGGGCTTTAAAACCTTTGCAGCAGATGGTTGGGACGGTCTACCGGTGTAG
- a CDS encoding AHH domain-containing protein, whose amino-acid sequence MSVKSRRVQEYGRGARTKSLVLKSLFETSTPNKWTMPKSRKSSKDKKDDSSTEDKHTASSADLKAVLHKDGDYKGNFSDYIKTDNDRKDVYMTISANAKHLFGTHRPLILELFENYFKLGSVECNFNYKAVLQKADSANGKRRTGGCSKPYNWEAHHLIPGEAFTTMETKKGSKEEIFTPTQYQLLLMSDYDINHGHNIIALPANNMDFFQPVHDLIQHPSNHAEYTKLVIKELKALKQDLQDAEDELGEDHPQVTVAITNSLRDRNQLEDKLWKLLIKIGKASVTAKVTKEAMELEAEERELLKYQAKSGTKYKYGALK is encoded by the coding sequence ATGTCTGTGAAAAGCCGCCGGGTACAGGAATACGGCAGGGGAGCTCGCACAAAAAGTTTAGTGCTAAAAAGCCTATTCGAAACATCCACTCCCAACAAGTGGACAATGCCCAAAAGCCGAAAAAGCTCTAAAGATAAAAAAGACGACAGTTCGACTGAAGATAAGCACACCGCCAGCTCAGCTGATTTAAAAGCAGTTCTTCACAAGGACGGTGATTACAAAGGCAATTTCAGCGACTACATAAAGACAGACAACGATAGAAAAGATGTTTATATGACAATCAGTGCTAACGCCAAACATCTCTTTGGAACACACCGCCCATTAATTTTGGAGCTATTTGAGAACTATTTCAAACTAGGCAGTGTAGAATGTAACTTCAACTACAAAGCGGTGCTACAAAAAGCAGATAGTGCAAATGGCAAACGACGCACGGGCGGATGCAGCAAACCCTATAATTGGGAAGCGCATCATCTGATACCCGGCGAAGCATTTACCACAATGGAAACAAAAAAAGGAAGTAAAGAAGAGATTTTTACACCGACACAATATCAACTGCTATTAATGTCTGATTATGATATTAACCATGGTCATAATATAATTGCTTTGCCAGCTAATAATATGGACTTTTTTCAACCAGTTCACGATCTTATTCAGCATCCCAGCAACCATGCCGAATATACCAAATTGGTTATAAAAGAACTAAAAGCGCTAAAACAGGATCTACAAGATGCGGAAGATGAGCTTGGAGAAGATCATCCACAGGTTACTGTTGCGATAACAAATTCACTTAGAGATCGCAATCAGCTTGAAGATAAACTTTGGAAATTATTAATTAAAATAGGAAAGGCATCTGTAACAGCCAAAGTAACAAAAGAAGCAATGGAATTAGAGGCAGAAGAACGGGAGTTACTTAAGTATCAAGCAAAATCGGGAACAAAATATAAATACGGCGCATTGAAATAA
- a CDS encoding GNAT family N-acetyltransferase, with protein sequence MKIILDDLSDGKVAQLLNEHLQNMQEYSPAESIHALDQEKLKDSAITFWSARINGELAGCGALKEISPTAGELKSMKTNDAFLRKGAASKILQAILQEAKERGYKTLSLETGSDQFFGPAINLYKKYGFVECGPFGDYKLDPYSKFYSVCLENSKTLD encoded by the coding sequence ATGAAAATTATTTTAGATGATTTGAGCGATGGTAAAGTCGCTCAACTTTTAAATGAGCACTTACAAAACATGCAGGAATACTCTCCTGCAGAAAGTATCCATGCTTTAGATCAAGAAAAGTTGAAAGATTCGGCAATAACATTTTGGTCTGCCCGAATTAACGGCGAATTGGCAGGCTGTGGTGCATTAAAAGAAATATCACCGACAGCAGGTGAATTGAAGTCGATGAAAACTAATGATGCCTTTTTACGTAAAGGCGCAGCTTCAAAAATATTACAGGCAATTTTGCAAGAAGCCAAAGAAAGAGGTTATAAAACTCTCAGCCTTGAAACTGGTAGCGATCAATTCTTTGGCCCGGCCATTAATTTGTACAAAAAATATGGATTCGTCGAGTGCGGGCCTTTTGGTGATTACAAGCTAGATCCCTATAGTAAATTTTATTCGGTGTGTTTGGAAAACTCTAAAACATTAGATTAA
- a CDS encoding DUF998 domain-containing protein: MNRATYWSLYQGHLIWMVSIINIGIGFLIPNFDVLAKSISHVALEAPIYSVTHRAADILIGISMCVFSIGIYASSKYRFSSGALTIMLLGFSMISAGIWTLESPLHLLYNLSIFMILIPVCVALEFKGRLSSNRFEELSIILSLIHVFMFWLIYAGFIPSSYNGLIQRMWAIPTMGWFGYAAVVIINNKHRIIINSSKDISQSKA, encoded by the coding sequence ATGAATAGAGCAACGTATTGGAGCTTGTACCAAGGGCATCTTATTTGGATGGTATCCATTATTAATATTGGTATTGGTTTCTTAATACCTAACTTCGATGTCTTGGCAAAAAGCATTAGTCATGTGGCACTGGAGGCACCTATCTACTCTGTTACTCATCGAGCCGCAGATATTTTGATTGGAATATCTATGTGTGTTTTTAGTATAGGCATTTACGCATCTAGTAAGTATAGATTTTCTAGTGGAGCACTAACTATCATGCTGCTTGGTTTTAGTATGATAAGTGCAGGTATATGGACGTTGGAAAGCCCTTTGCACCTGTTATATAACTTGTCAATATTTATGATACTTATTCCGGTGTGTGTCGCACTGGAGTTCAAGGGCAGGCTCAGCTCAAATAGATTCGAGGAGCTTTCAATAATACTATCACTTATACATGTTTTTATGTTTTGGTTAATTTACGCTGGTTTTATACCATCTTCATACAACGGTTTAATACAGCGCATGTGGGCAATCCCTACAATGGGATGGTTTGGTTATGCAGCAGTTGTCATAATCAATAACAAACATCGAATTATAATAAACTCAAGCAAAGATATTTCACAAAGCAAAGCTTAA
- a CDS encoding carboxymuconolactone decarboxylase family protein, translating into MVDFTTYKIDTASEEAKPLLKSAKQAFGLEANLFGKMAEAPALLEGYLTLANIFDKSNLSETERQIILMTNNRLNGCTYCMAAHTTISQMKKVPQDVIDALRAGTAIADPKLEALRTFAVTVNETRGWPSDEQVSALIAAGYSRQTVLEVILGTSLKVMSNYTNHITHTDVDDAFKANVWSSEDSTAA; encoded by the coding sequence ATGGTTGATTTCACTACTTATAAAATTGATACAGCTTCTGAAGAAGCGAAGCCACTTCTTAAAAGCGCAAAACAAGCTTTCGGCTTAGAGGCAAATTTGTTTGGCAAGATGGCTGAAGCGCCGGCCTTGCTAGAAGGTTATCTGACGTTAGCCAATATCTTTGATAAATCTAATCTTAGTGAGACTGAACGTCAGATTATTTTGATGACTAATAATCGTTTAAATGGTTGCACCTATTGTATGGCTGCCCATACTACAATCTCGCAAATGAAAAAAGTACCACAAGATGTTATTGATGCCTTACGTGCTGGAACAGCTATCGCCGATCCAAAGCTTGAAGCCTTACGAACTTTTGCCGTTACGGTAAATGAAACTCGCGGCTGGCCTAGTGATGAGCAAGTCTCTGCACTTATTGCTGCAGGCTACAGCCGTCAAACAGTTTTAGAAGTAATTTTAGGCACAAGCCTTAAGGTCATGTCTAACTACACCAACCACATTACTCATACTGATGTTGATGATGCATTTAAAGCAAATGTCTGGTCATCTGAAGATTCCACTGCTGCTTAA
- a CDS encoding thioredoxin family protein — protein sequence MLLDTPTCDFGWKAPDFTLRDPDGNSYTMSEQLGDKGLLIAFICNHCPYVQAIAERFSEDVRELQAEGINVLAVMSNDYRYVEIDSPPFMKKFAKQHNFSFPYLIDETQQVGRAYNAVCTPDFFGFNKDGELQYRGRLDDARMGNPANRNKELVNAMKQIASTGKGPSQQIPSMGCSIKWS from the coding sequence ATGTTACTCGATACCCCTACCTGTGATTTTGGTTGGAAGGCGCCCGACTTCACCCTTAGAGACCCGGACGGAAATAGTTATACCATGTCCGAGCAACTCGGTGACAAAGGTCTTTTAATCGCATTTATTTGCAACCATTGCCCTTACGTACAAGCTATTGCTGAACGCTTTTCTGAAGATGTGCGCGAACTGCAGGCCGAAGGTATTAATGTTCTGGCAGTTATGTCTAATGACTATCGTTATGTTGAGATAGACAGCCCTCCTTTTATGAAGAAGTTTGCTAAGCAACACAACTTTAGTTTTCCCTATTTAATTGATGAAACTCAGCAAGTTGGGCGCGCTTATAACGCCGTATGTACTCCGGATTTCTTCGGTTTTAACAAAGATGGTGAACTGCAATACCGTGGTCGTTTAGATGATGCTCGCATGGGCAATCCCGCCAATAGGAACAAGGAACTTGTTAACGCGATGAAACAAATTGCAAGTACCGGAAAAGGGCCAAGCCAACAAATACCGAGCATGGGTTGCTCAATTAAGTGGAGTTAA
- a CDS encoding glutathione S-transferase family protein yields the protein MSNIDLYTWVTPNGWKVSATLEELGLDYNVKPIDITSGIQKQAEFVSINPNGRIPAIVDHDEDGLTIFESGAIMVYLAEKTGKLIPTDIKGRFNVMQWLMFQMGGVGPMQGQANVFYRYFPEKIPAAIERYQNETRRLYGVLNSQLEKNEYLAGDYSIADIANWSWVRVHNFAGVDISQFEHVKRWLDQLEARPALARGAAVPHQTNFNSPEEESEAVESTKNMVSR from the coding sequence ATGTCTAATATTGATCTTTATACATGGGTCACACCCAATGGTTGGAAGGTTTCAGCAACACTGGAAGAGCTAGGCTTAGATTACAACGTTAAGCCAATTGATATTACTAGCGGTATTCAAAAACAAGCGGAGTTTGTTTCTATTAATCCCAATGGTCGTATACCGGCCATTGTCGATCATGATGAAGATGGACTAACTATTTTTGAGTCCGGTGCAATCATGGTTTATCTCGCGGAAAAAACCGGAAAATTAATACCGACAGATATCAAAGGCCGTTTCAATGTTATGCAGTGGTTAATGTTTCAAATGGGCGGCGTTGGGCCTATGCAAGGACAAGCCAATGTTTTTTACCGTTATTTTCCGGAGAAAATTCCTGCTGCAATTGAACGTTATCAAAATGAGACTCGTCGACTATATGGCGTACTTAATTCACAGCTAGAGAAAAATGAATATTTGGCCGGTGATTATTCTATTGCGGATATTGCCAATTGGAGTTGGGTACGTGTGCACAACTTTGCAGGCGTCGACATTAGCCAATTTGAGCATGTTAAGCGTTGGCTTGATCAGTTAGAAGCCCGGCCAGCACTGGCCCGCGGCGCTGCTGTACCTCACCAAACAAACTTCAACAGCCCAGAAGAAGAATCTGAAGCTGTTGAGTCAACTAAAAACATGGTGTCTCGCTAA